A single region of the Eulemur rufifrons isolate Redbay chromosome 8, OSU_ERuf_1, whole genome shotgun sequence genome encodes:
- the L1TD1 gene encoding LINE-1 type transposase domain-containing protein 1, protein MSSVESKIASLAKEQENTTHMERKQKLIETDKEIAPILDLKYKDISAVIMKKFKVLTEIQDLMFDEIRESLKNDLQEMLGVKNAIPIIKNSKNSSSRKEWQQIKDLTSQKTGLVEKIGEYSKIVEDIESLIFERKVDELSSKLDKAKESSSDEGKKLSQNESLNYKIMESIEEALSDIDDRYRNCNIHIEVTEGETRKNGEDELVKEWGEEKKLQNFKNTEKILEASKEEEMLMDEGAILTLAADFSSATLDISKQWSNVFNILRENDYEPKFLCQVKLAFKCDGEIKEFSDLHSLRKFISQKSSMKELLEDVLPQNEKVNQGGRRYGIQEKLGKTLVDSKHGAGGTTSDGLSFLFSKEVKVAQPEEAKNLEILEESSEWREKENPMLEEEEASEVEEDEEASGMEGEEASSGLEEEDEGASGLEEEEEEGEEASWLEEDGEESSVLYEEQDSTFQGCTVVDAKHGAEEINSDGLDIILIDMVEDSELEEEEEGKDSEIGKVRTTFQTEKKEASQGLKEISSSCLVLDSERKKLGKHQVVHKTQEEEETALPRSQGVETPCLTSCLASPSKSLEISYGKGKKHPCTNLGTSSGVTKIFRETEKERRKILTPKEAELLQETEENFRRSVINSIREIQEEIGNIKNCHPEVLEIKNSIDDLSSRMDILEERMNNLEDQTEEFSKDTIQMTKQIIHKERLRDIEDRSRSSNIRLIGIPEKDNNENGAEDIIKEIVDENFPELKKDSPLEIISAYRIPSKIDRRRLTPRHILVKFWNFNDKEKILRASKERKEITYQGTRIRLTADLSLDTLDARSKWSAVIKVLQDKGFKPRILYPAKLAFDFQGKTKIFLDIEEFRKSISCMPSLKELLENIF, encoded by the exons ATGTCCAGCGTAGAGTCAAAAATTGCTAGCCTTGCAAAGGAACAGGAAAATACCACCCATatggaaagaaagcagaaactgATAGAAACAGATAAGGAGATAGCTCCAATATTGgatttaaaatacaaagatatatCAGCAGTTATTATGAAAAAGTTTAAGGTCTTGACGGAAATCCAGGACCTAATGTTTGATGAGATAAGGGAAAGTCTTAAAAATGATCTACAGGAAATGTTAGGAGTAAAAAATGCGATacctataataaaaaattcaaagaactcCAGTAGCAGGAAAGAGTGGCAACAAATAAAAGATTTAACTTCACAAAAAACAGGGCTGGTAGAGAAAATAGGAGAGTATTCTAAAATAGTTGAGGATATTGAAAgcttaatttttgaaagaaaagtagaTGAGCTGAGTAGCAAATTAGACAAAGCTAAAGAATCCAGTAGTGATGAAGGTAAGAAATTATCCCAGAATGAATCACTAAATTACAAAATCATGGAAAGTATAGAAGAAGCCTTAAGCGATATAGATGACAGATACAGAAATTGCAATATCCATATAGAAGTGACAGAAGGAGAGACGAGAAAAAATGGAGAGGATGAACTAGTCAAAGaatggggagaggaaaaaaaacttcagaacttcaagaatacagagaaaattctagaagcctccaaagaagaagaaatgttgATGGATGAAGGAGCAATACTCACCCTGGCAGCAGACTTTTCGTCAGCAACACTGGATATTAGTAAGCAATGGAGTAATGTCTTCAATATTCTGAGAGAAAATGATTATGAGCCTAAATTTCTATGCCAAGTTAAGTTAGCATTTAAATGTGATGGTGAAATAAAGGAATTTTCAGACCTGCACAGCCTCAGGAAGTTTATCAGCCAAAAATCTTCTATGAAAGAATTACTGGAAGATGTACTCccacaaaatgaaaaagtaaatcaaGGAGGAAGAAGATATGGGATTCAAGAAAAACTG ggTAAAACTCTAGTAGACTCAAAGCATGGAGCTGGAGGAACAACCAGTGATGGCTTGAGCTTTCTATTTAGTAAAGAGGTAAAAGTTGCTCAGCCAGAGGAGGCGAAGAACTTGGAGATTCTGGAGGAGTCTTCAGagtggagggaaaaagaaaatcccatgttggaggaggaagaggcttcAGAGGTAGAGGAGGATGAAGAGGCctcagggatggagggagaggaggccTCCTCAGggttggaggaggaggatgaaggggCCTCAGgattagaggaggaggaggaggagggagaagaggcctCATGGTtggaggaggatggggaagagAGTTCAGTGTTATATGAGGAACAGGACTCAACCTTTCAGGGTTGTACCGTGGTAGATGCAAAGCATGGAGCTGAGGAAATAAACAGTGATGGTTTGGACATTATTTTGATTGACATGGTAGAGGATTCTGAgctagaggaggaagaggaaggaaaggactCTGAGATAGGAAAGGTAAGGACTACCTTCCAGACTGAGAAAAAAGAGGCCTCACAAGGACTTAAAGAAATTTCCTCTAGTTGTTTGGTTTTGGACTCAGAGAGGAAAAAGTTGGGGAAACATCAGGTGGTTCACAAaacccaggaggaagaggaaacagctCTGCCCAGAAGTCAAGGAGTTGAGACACCCTGTCTGACCTCATGCTTGGCCTCTCCCTCAAAATCACTAGAAATAAGTTATGGTAAGGGTAAAAAGCATCCATGTACAAATTTGGGTACTTCATCAGGAGTCACTAAAATTTTtagggaaacagagaaagagagacgcAAAATTCTAACACCCAAAGAAGCAGAGTTACtacaagaaacagaagaaaactttaGAAGAAGTGTGATTAATAGTATCAGAGAGATACAAGAGGAGataggaaatattaaaaactgCCATCCAGaagtcttagaaattaaaaattcaatagatgATCTGAGTAGcaggatggacatacttgaagaaagaatgaacaatctAGAAGATCAAACTGAGGAATTCTCTAAAGATACAATACAAATGACTAAACAGATAATACATAAAGAAAGGCTAAGAGACATAGAGGATAGATCCAGAAGCTCCAACATTCGTTTGATAGGAATTCCAGAAAAAGATAATAATGAGAATGGAGCAGAAGACATAATTAAGGAAATAGTTGATGAAAATTTTCCAGAGTTAAAGAAAGATTCACCTCTTGAGATTATCAGTGCTTACCGAATACCCAGTAAGATTGATAGAAGGAGACTCACTCCTAGACACATCTTGGtgaaattttggaattttaacgataaagagaaaatcctaagggcttccaaagagagaaaagaaataacctaCCAAGGAACAAGAATCAGACTGACAGCAGACTTATCACTGGACACCCTGGATGCGAGAAGTAAGTGGAGTGCTGTCATAAAAGTTCTGCAGGATAAAGGCTTTaagcctagaattctatatccagccaaATTGGCATTTGATTTTCAGGgtaaaacaaagatatttcttGATATTGAAGAATTTAGAAAGTCTATTTCTTGTATGCCTTCTTTGAAAGAATTGctagagaatatattttaa